A single region of the Bacteroidota bacterium genome encodes:
- a CDS encoding M48 family metallopeptidase translates to MKLRIKILAVFLLSIKVATSQDFDNYKNIKNTGNLPAEYTNFASEQYKQNVQEHKSKNDKNVKLRDKKEFLLESNFAVSDLLRGGRILFNSPVNDYINKIVDKLLESNTKLSNEVKVYVVQSPSVNAFAFSDGKIFINMGLLAHVKSEAQLAFILAHEISHYAKGHSFNIFVERKKIQKGIDEYEDLDDADKIFASNSYNKEQEIEADAEGLKLYAKTQYNMDEPKKALDMLHYAGEPFENRFLSSSYISRPYMMLPRVYWPDTAQDYTIKDDNLESGDDEEDGDKESDANSTHPGIAKRIRTLDKVNLGNNEREGGLLFVVSEKDFYLTQKTARFELCRLYSLNFRPIENLYTIYLLEKDNPNSKYLAEAKLRSLYQIITAVNKGYRKSILSKPDKVQGEIQKLHYAFYNMTKEEVSVVCLRMAWDIKTKYNFSDKSTDNDYMKSIVYSFANNISTKYSYFKKDYNDSLVQSWYVQQVVENKSEWKSKKNKSKYGNKIKHKGTFAIYTMIPYLSTNDFKDYFLDVTDKIDEKTKEDEDTESDFEKTKASIKITKTKNLGIKKLVFLDPNYLVIDQRKTQSTRYIESEQKEVEFKNTIVKCTEAAKLEADFIIPAEINNSDDYNEYTLIKSRMIECFNNEDFKPLATDNLAIHNFVEKHNTEYVAMLVDLAITDKKDGGDILFGCIYSVLTYGIYLPFFIYNLTKPERSNALVLAVYNVKTGEIKYGNIKYSAERDSKDLLTSELYNLLIKLK, encoded by the coding sequence ATGAAATTGAGAATAAAAATTTTAGCCGTATTTTTATTAAGTATAAAAGTTGCCACATCGCAGGATTTTGATAATTATAAGAATATAAAAAATACAGGAAATCTTCCTGCGGAATATACCAACTTTGCCAGCGAGCAGTACAAACAAAACGTACAGGAACATAAAAGTAAGAACGATAAAAACGTAAAGTTAAGAGACAAAAAAGAGTTTTTATTAGAGTCGAATTTTGCTGTATCCGATTTACTGCGCGGGGGAAGAATTTTATTTAATTCACCTGTCAATGATTATATCAATAAAATAGTTGATAAACTTTTAGAATCAAATACCAAGTTAAGTAACGAAGTAAAAGTATATGTAGTACAATCGCCATCAGTAAATGCTTTTGCTTTTAGCGATGGAAAAATATTTATCAATATGGGCTTATTGGCTCATGTTAAATCAGAAGCACAATTAGCGTTTATATTAGCGCACGAAATATCACATTATGCCAAAGGCCATTCGTTTAACATTTTTGTAGAAAGAAAAAAAATACAAAAAGGAATAGATGAGTACGAAGACTTGGATGATGCCGATAAAATTTTTGCAAGCAACAGCTATAACAAAGAGCAGGAAATAGAAGCCGATGCAGAAGGCTTAAAGCTATATGCCAAAACACAGTATAACATGGATGAGCCTAAAAAGGCTTTAGACATGTTACACTATGCCGGTGAACCATTTGAAAACAGGTTTTTATCATCATCATATATAAGCAGACCATATATGATGTTACCAAGGGTATATTGGCCTGATACTGCACAAGATTATACCATAAAAGACGATAATTTAGAGTCAGGCGATGACGAAGAAGATGGTGACAAAGAAAGTGATGCCAATAGCACACACCCCGGTATAGCCAAACGTATACGTACTTTAGATAAAGTAAATCTAGGTAACAATGAAAGAGAGGGTGGATTACTTTTTGTGGTTTCAGAGAAAGATTTTTATTTAACACAAAAAACAGCCCGGTTCGAATTGTGCAGGCTATACAGTTTAAATTTTAGACCCATAGAAAATTTATATACCATTTACTTGTTGGAAAAAGACAATCCCAACAGTAAATATTTGGCCGAAGCAAAACTGCGCAGTCTATACCAGATTATTACTGCTGTTAATAAGGGTTACCGTAAATCCATTTTATCAAAACCAGATAAAGTACAGGGTGAAATTCAAAAACTGCATTATGCTTTTTATAACATGACCAAAGAAGAAGTAAGCGTTGTATGCTTGCGCATGGCCTGGGATATTAAAACAAAGTATAACTTTTCAGATAAATCAACTGATAACGATTATATGAAAAGCATAGTTTACAGCTTTGCCAATAACATAAGCACCAAGTATAGTTACTTTAAAAAAGACTATAATGACAGTTTAGTACAATCGTGGTATGTGCAACAGGTAGTTGAAAATAAAAGCGAGTGGAAATCAAAAAAGAACAAGAGTAAATACGGTAATAAAATAAAGCATAAAGGAACCTTTGCTATATACACTATGATACCTTATTTATCGACCAATGACTTTAAAGATTATTTTTTAGATGTAACCGATAAAATTGATGAAAAAACAAAAGAAGATGAGGATACCGAATCGGATTTTGAAAAGACCAAAGCCAGTATAAAAATAACAAAGACCAAAAATTTAGGCATTAAGAAACTGGTTTTTTTAGATCCTAACTATTTGGTTATTGACCAACGAAAAACGCAATCAACAAGGTATATAGAGTCAGAGCAAAAAGAAGTTGAGTTTAAAAATACCATTGTTAAATGTACCGAAGCCGCTAAGCTCGAAGCAGATTTTATTATTCCTGCCGAAATAAACAATTCAGATGATTATAATGAATACACGCTCATTAAATCGAGAATGATAGAGTGTTTTAACAACGAAGATTTTAAACCTTTAGCAACCGATAATTTAGCCATTCATAATTTTGTAGAAAAGCACAATACCGAATATGTAGCCATGCTTGTTGATTTAGCTATTACTGATAAAAAAGATGGCGGAGATATATTGTTTGGTTGCATTTATTCAGTACTTACTTACGGAATATATTTACCTTTTTTCATTTATAATTTAACCAAACCAGAACGTTCAAATGCATTGGTTTTAGCCGTGTATAATGTTAAAACTGGCGAAATTAAATATGGAAATATTAAGTACAGTGCGGAGAGAGACAGCAAAGATTTACTGACCTCTGAATTATATAATTTACTGATTAAACTGAAATAA
- the yidD gene encoding membrane protein insertion efficiency factor YidD has translation MFPNKFVLILLLFFVKHGFCQSALTLENIIQVKLSTQPLVKHVNKKSLLFRFYKNLISSQDGNSCGFYPSCSQFAAESISKKGIVIGTFAAFDRLSRCNGHNHEFYLFHPTTQKLLDLVQ, from the coding sequence ATGTTTCCAAACAAATTTGTATTAATTCTGTTATTGTTTTTCGTTAAACACGGATTCTGTCAATCGGCATTAACACTTGAAAACATTATACAAGTAAAACTGAGTACACAACCTTTAGTAAAACACGTCAATAAAAAATCTCTTTTATTTCGCTTTTATAAAAATTTAATTTCATCGCAAGATGGTAACTCCTGTGGGTTTTATCCAAGCTGCTCGCAGTTTGCGGCAGAATCTATCAGTAAGAAAGGAATTGTTATTGGCACCTTTGCTGCATTTGACAGGTTGAGCAGATGCAATGGACATAACCATGAATTTTACTTGTTTCACCCCACCACTCAAAAGCTACTCGATTTAGTTCAGTGA